A DNA window from Schistocerca americana isolate TAMUIC-IGC-003095 chromosome 4, iqSchAmer2.1, whole genome shotgun sequence contains the following coding sequences:
- the LOC124612378 gene encoding tubulin alpha-1 chain, whose amino-acid sequence MRECISIHVGQAGVQIGNACWELYCLEHGIQPDGQMPSDKTIGGGDDSFNTFFSETGAGKHVPRAVFVDLEPTVVDEVRTGTYRQLFHPEQLITGKEDAANNYARGHYTIGKEIVDLVLDRIRKLADQCTGLQGFLIFHSFGGGTGSGFTSLLMERLSVDYGKKSKLEFAIYPAPQVSTAVVEPYNSILTTHTTLEHSDCAFMVDNEAIYDICRRNLDIERPTYTNLNRLIGQIVSSITASLRFDGALNVDLTEFQTNLVPYPRIHFPLVTYAPVISAEKAYHEQLSVAEITNACFEPANQMVKCDPRHGKYMACCMLYRGDVVPKDVNAAIATIKTKRTIQFVDWCPTGFKVGINYQPPTVVPGGDLAKVQRAVCMLSNTTAIAEAWARLDHKFDLMYAKRAFVHWYVGEGMEEGEFSEAREDLAALEKDYEEVGMDSVEGEGEGAEEY is encoded by the exons ATG CGTGAATGCATCTCCATTCATGTTGGCCAAGCCGGCGTACAGATCGGGAACGCATGCTGGGAATTGTACTGCCTGGAACATGGAATTCAGCCTGATGGGCAGATGCCCTCAGACAAAACAATTGGCGGAGGAGACGATAGTTTCAACACATTCTTTAGCGAAACGGGCGCAGGAAAACATGTACCTAGGGCAGTTTTCGTAGACCTGGAACCCACCGTTGTGG ATGAAGTACGCACTGGTACCTATCGGCAGCTGTTTCACCCCGAGCAGCTCATCACTGGCAAGGAGGATGCTGCAAACAATTATGCACGTGGCCACTATACAATTGGAAAAGAGATTGTGGACTTGGTGTTGGATCGCATCAGGAAGTTAGCGGATCAATGTACTGGGTTACAAGGGTTCCTTATTTTCCACTCTTTTGGCGGTGGCACTGGATCTGGCTTCACATCATTGCTTATGGAACGATTATCGGTAGACTATGGCAAGAAGAGCAAACTGGAATTTGCAATTTACCCAGCACCCCAAGTTTCTACTGCTGTTGTAGAACCATATAATTCCATCCTTACAACTCACACTACCCTCGAACATTCAGATTGTGCTTTCATGGTTGACAATGAGGCCATCTATGACATCTGTCGCCGAAACCTGGACATTGAACGCCCTACATACACAAACCTTAACAGATTAATTGGTCAGATTGTGTCCTCAATCACAGCATCTCTGCGTTTTGATGGTGCACTCAATGTTGACCTGACTGAGTTCCAAACTAACCTTGTGCCCTACCCACGTATCCATTTTCCGCTTGTCACGTATGCTCCTGTCATATCGGCAGAAAAAGCATACCATGAACAACTATCAGTTGCAGAGATTACAAATGCTTGCTTTGAGCCAGCCAATCAGATGGTAAAATGTGACCCAAGGCATGGAAAGTACATGGCTTGCTGCATGCTTTACAGAGGTGATGTCGTTCCTAAGGATGTCAATGCTGCCATTGCTACCATTAAGACGAAGCGAACAATTCAGTTTGTTGATTGGTGTCCCACAGGTTTCAAG GTCGGAATAAATTACCAGCCTCCCACTGTTGTTCCTGGAGGCGATTTAGCAAAGGTTCAGAGAGCTGTGTGCATGTTATCGAACACAACTGCTATTGCTGAAGCTTGGGCCCGACTTGATCACAAGTTCGATCTCATGTATGCCAAACGTGCATTTGTCCATTGGTATGTTGGTGAGGGTATGGAGGAAGGGGAGTTCTCGGAGGCCAGAGAAGATTTGGCTGCCCTTGAAAAAGATTATGAGGAGGTGGGAATGGATTCAGTTGAAGGAGAAGGTGAAGGTGCTGAGGAGTACTGA